The Euphorbia lathyris chromosome 8, ddEupLath1.1, whole genome shotgun sequence genome has a window encoding:
- the LOC136202520 gene encoding disease resistance protein RFL1-like isoform X2 — translation MHEAWSFLMDEQTGPVAICGAGGIGKTTLMRKLYNKLVSTQHFETLIWITVSSNSTPVNIQDAISKRIRLFDAKWVKKSFAEKAQIMENKLREKKFVLFLDDVWNKVNLSLLGVPNFGWHRENKLVFTTRSTVVADHMSAHLILEMGVLSTEEAWELFRYKVGDVILSSNLSISELSRIFVSKCQGLPIFLCTLGRAMTSRKTRQEWSDALVEIQRLESTDPQENSLLQFCFESLPNHLIKCCLMYFSLFPEDFNILKNDLIDFWICEHLFDEEDDTGDYTLDLGYNATQTLCGAGLLEEEDDDYVKLQDMIRDFASSVAIKSQIFENAQLIEATPENLVTHVGWPSTMGKFIQNLPNISHDFSTFLLNHNPFLMIKPQLLQQLEIGQLQSTWQPFDDLIQQPFEILRDKEGKFYEFINVLTVLDLSYSVIEEVLLEISKLVSLQCLNLSHTWIDRLPIELKLLTKLKCLNLEYDDQLRVIPWELISCLSSLQVLKIFRCGYSVEELEDNILLVRNMDVEPLLCLEHLKVLSITITSDYALYKVLNNPKFLSCTQSLSLEILWGSKSLDILRLSAMKNLLTLEIHQAEVLEELNDNLMHSKFLSERSFKRLEKITLEQCSNLRELTWVILAPNLKVLRVKSCERIENIISIAQLDKILKDGQNLEPFAQLEILALESLPKLNCIYWKALPFQYLKKSK, via the coding sequence ATGCATGAAGCATGGAGTTTTCTAATGGATGAACAAACCGGACCAGTCGCCATATGTGGTGCTGGTGGAATCGGAAAAACTACTCTGATGAGGAAACTCTACAACAAATTAGTTAGCACACAACATTTTGAGACTCTGATATGGATCACTGTGTCATCGAATTCAACGCCTGTTAACATTCAGGATGCCATCTCGAAGCGCATACGCCTTTTTGATGCGAAATGGGTGAAGAAAAGCTTTGCTGAAAAAGCACAAATCATGGAAAATAAATTGAGAGAGAAGaagtttgttttgtttttagaTGATGTATGGAACAAAGTCAATCTCTCACTACTCGGTGTTCCCAATTTCGGATGGCACAGAGAGAACAAGTTAGTATTCACCACGCGTTCTACTGTTGTGGCTGATCATATGTCTGCTCATCTAATACTAGAAATGGGTGTGCTTTCGACAGAAGAAGCTTGGGAGTTGTTTCGTTATAAGGTTGGGGATGTCATACTTAGTAGTAATCTAAGCATTTCTGAGCTGTCCCGGATCTTTGTAAGCAAATGTCAGGGGTTGCCAATCTTTCTGTGCACTCTCGGTCGTGCCATGACTAGCAGGaaaacaaggcaagaatggtCAGATGCTCTAGTCGAGATTCAGAGGCTCGAAAGTACTGATCCGCAAGAGAATTCCTTGTTGCAGTTCTGTTTTGAGAGTTTGCCAAATCACTTAATCAAGTGTTGTCTCATGTACTTCAGCTTGTTCCCCGAGGACTTCAACATTCTTAAGAATGATTTGATCGATTTTTGGATTTGCGAACACCtctttgatgaagaagatgataccGGGGATTACACACTAGATTTGGGGTATAATGCTACACAAACATTATGCGGAGCAGGTTTgctggaagaagaagatgatgattaTGTAAAACTTCAAGATATGATTCGTGATTTCGCTTCATCAGTAGCAATCAAGAGTCAAATTTTCGAGAATGCTCAATTAATTGAAGCCACTCCTGAAAACTTGGTTACTCATGTAGGATGGCCTTCAACAATGGGAAAGTTCATTCAGAATCTTCCGAATATTTCTCATGATTTTTCGACGTTTTTACTTAATCATAATCCGTTTCTTATGATCAAACCTCAACTACTCCAACAACTCGAGATAGGTCAATTGCAGAGCACTTGGCAGCCCTTTGACGACCTCATTCAGCAGCCATTTGAAATCCTTCGTGACAAAGAAGGTAAGTTTTATGAATTCATAAATGTGCTTACAGTTCTAGATTTATCATATAGCGTGATAGAGGAAGTGCTATTAGAAATTTCGAAGTTAGTTTCATTGCAGTGTCTTAATCTTTCACATACATGGATAGATCGTTTACcgattgagttaaaattgttgaCAAAGTTGAAATGTCTGAACTTGGAGTATGATGATCAGTTGCGCGTAATTCCTTGGGAACTGATATCTTGTTTGTCTTCATTGCAAGTATTAAAAATATTTCGTTGTGGCTATTCAGTAGAAGAACTGGAAGATAATATTTTGTTGGTTAGAAATATGGATGTAGAACCGTTGTTATGTTTGGAACATTTGAAAGTATTGAGCATCACAATAACAAGTGATTATGCTCTCTATAAAGTTTTGAACAATCCTAAATTTCTAAGTTGTACTCAATCTCTATCACTTGAAATTCTTTGGGGTTCAAAGTCGCTTGATATTTTGCGTTTATCGGCTATGAAGAATCTACTTACATTAGAGATCCATCAAGCTGAAGTTTTGGAAGAGTTAAATGACAACTTGATGCATTCAAAGTTTTTAAGCGAAAGAAGCTTCAAAAGACTTGAAAAGATAACATTGGAACAATGCTCGAATTTGCGAGAGTTGACATGGGTTATTCTTGCCCCGAATCTCAAAGTTTTGAGGGTCAAAAGCTGTGAAAGAATAGAAAACATAATCAGCATTGCACAACTAGATAAAATATTAAAGGATGGACAAAATCTCGAGCCATTTGCCCAACTCGAAATTCTTGCACTTGAGAGTTTGCCGAAACTCAACTGTATCTATTGGAAGGCATTGCCTTTTCAATACCTCAAAAAATCGAAATAA
- the LOC136202534 gene encoding actin-interacting protein 1-2, producing the protein MPHLTETYACIPTTERGRGILISGHPKSNSILYTNNRSVLILNLDNPLDVSVYADHAYQATVARFSPNGEWVASADVSGTVRIWGAYNDHVLKKEFKVLSGRIDDLQWSPDGLRIVACGDGKGKSLVRAFMWDSGTNVGEFDGHSRRVLSCAFKPTRPFRIVTCGEDYLVNFYEGPPFKFKLSLRDHSNFVNCVRFSPDGSKFISVSSDKKGMLFDGKTGQKIGELSSEDGHKGSIYAVSWSPDGKQVLTASADKSAKIWEICDDGNGKLKKTLTCSGSGGVDDMLVGCLWQNDHIVTVSLGGTISIFSASHLDKTPQQISGHMKNVTSLAVLKNVPKTILSSSYDGLIVKWIQGVGYSGKLQRKENTQIKCLAASEEEIVTSGFDNKIWRVRFQGDQCGDADFIDIGSQPKDLSLAHNNPEFALVTIDSGVVMVRDTKVVSTINLGFSVTASAITPDGSEAIIGAQDGKLHIYSITGDTLKQEAVLEKHRGAVSVIRYSPDLSMFASGDANREAIVWDRVSREVKLKNMLYHTARINCVAWSPDSNMIATGSLDTCVIIYEIEKPASSRMTIKGAHLGGVYGLAFADEQSVVSSGEDACVRVWKLSPQ; encoded by the exons ATGCCACACCTCACTGAAACCTACGCCTGCATCCCCACAACTGAACGCGGCCGAGGAATTCTAATCTCCGGTCATCCCAAATCCAATTCCATCCTCTACACCAACAACCGATCAGTCTTGATTCTCAATCTCGATAACCCTCTTGACGTATCCGTCTACGCGGACCATGCCTACCAGGCCACCGTCGCTCGTTTCTCCCCCAACGGCGAATGGGTCGCTTCTGCTGATGTTTCCGGGACTGTCAGGATCTGGGGGGCTTACAATGATCATGTATTGAAGAAGGAGTTTAAGGTGTTGTCTGGTCGGATCGATGATCTTCAGTGGTCTCCTGATGGATTGAGGATCGTTGCGTGTGGTGATGGGAAGGGGAAATCTCTGGTTCGAGCTTTCAT GTGGGATTCAGGTACTAATGTAGGTGAATTTGATGGACATTCGAGGAGAGTTCTGAGCTGTGCGTTTAAACCAACAAGACCATTTAGGATTGTGACTTGTGGGGAGGATTATTTGGTGAATTTCTATGAAGGTCCACCTTTTAAATTCAAGCTATCTCTCAG GGACCATTCAAATTTTGTAAATTGTGTGAGGTTCTCTCCGGATGGAAGCAAATTCATCAGTGTAAGCTCTGATAAGAAGGGTATGCTATTTGATGGAAAGACGGGACAGAAGATCGGGGAGTTGTCCTCTGAAGATGGTCACAAGGGAAGCATTTATGCTGTTAGTTGGAGTCCAGATGGTAAGCAG GTTCTCACTGCTTCTGCAGACAAATCAGCGAAAATATGGGAGATATGTGATGATGGTAACGGAAAACTGAAGAAAACATTGACATGTTCCGGATCGGGTGGTGTGGATGACATGCTAGTAGGTTGCCTATGGCAGAATGATCATATTGTCACTGTTTCTCTCGGTGGTACAATTAGTATTTTCTCGGCAAGTCATCTAGATAAAACTCCACAGCAAATATCTGGACACATGAAGAACGTTACATCATTAGCGGTGCTTAAAAATGTCCCGAAAACTATACTTTCTAGCAGTTATGATGGTCTGATTGTTAAATGGATTCAAGGCGTTGGATACAGCGGTAAATTACAGAGGAAGGAGAATACTCAAATCAAATGCTTAGCTGCTTCTGAAGAAGAAATCGTCACATCTGGATTTGATAATAAG ATATGGAGAGTACGTTTTCAAGGGGATCAATGCGGAGATGCTGATTTTATTGACATTGGCAGCCAACCAAAGGATTTGAGTCTTGCTCATAATAATCCAGAGTTTGCTTTGGTCACAATTGATTCAGGCGTTGTCATGGTCCGTGATACAAAAGTTGTGTCGACAATCAATCTTGGTTTTTCTGTAACAGCGTCTGCAATTACACCTGATGGAAGCGAAGCAATCATAGGCGCGCAAGATGGTAAATTGCACATATATTCTATTACAGGCGACACACTCAAGCAAGAAGCAGTCCTGGAGAAGCATCGCGGTGCAGTCAGTGTCATTCGGTACTCACCAGACCTTTCTATGTTTGCATCAGGTGATGCAAATAGAGAAGCTATTGTTTGGGATCGTGTCTCCCGAGAG GTGAAGCTTAAGAACATGTTATACCACACTGCACGGATAAACTGCGTTGCTTGGTCTCCGGATAGCAACATGATTGCAACCGGATCACTTGACACCTGTGTCATTATATACGAAATCGAGAAGCCAGCATCTAGCCGGATGACCATAAAGGGAGCTCACTTAGGTGGGGTTTACGGCTTAGCCTTTGCTGATGAGCAGAGTGTTGTAAGCTCCGGTGAGGATGCTTGTGTTCGTGTTTGGAAATTAAGCCCTCAATGA
- the LOC136202520 gene encoding probable disease resistance protein At5g43740 isoform X4 — MLVGGSESLMHEAWSFLMDEQTGPVAICGAGGIGKTTLMRKLYNKLVSTQHFETLIWITVSSNSTPVNIQDAISKRIRLFDAKWVKKSFAEKAQIMENKLREKKFVLFLDDVWNKVNLSLLGVPNFGWHRENKLVFTTRSTVVADHMSAHLILEMGVLSTEEAWELFRYKVGDVILSSNLSISELSRIFVSKCQGLPIFLCTLGRAMTSRKTRQEWSDALVEIQRLESTDPQENSLLQFCFESLPNHLIKCCLMYFSLFPEDFNILKNDLIDFWICEHLFDEEDDTGDYTLDLGYNATQTLCGAGLLEEEDDDYVKLQDMIRDFASSVAIKSQIFENAQLIEATPENLVTHVGWPSTMGKFIQNLPNISHDFSTFLLNHNPFLMIKPQLLQQLEIGQLQSTWQPFDDLIQQPFEILRDKEVSIEWELYRKLKL, encoded by the exons ATGTTGGTAGGGGGTTCTGAATCCCTAATGCATGAAGCATGGAGTTTTCTAATGGATGAACAAACCGGACCAGTCGCCATATGTGGTGCTGGTGGAATCGGAAAAACTACTCTGATGAGGAAACTCTACAACAAATTAGTTAGCACACAACATTTTGAGACTCTGATATGGATCACTGTGTCATCGAATTCAACGCCTGTTAACATTCAGGATGCCATCTCGAAGCGCATACGCCTTTTTGATGCGAAATGGGTGAAGAAAAGCTTTGCTGAAAAAGCACAAATCATGGAAAATAAATTGAGAGAGAAGaagtttgttttgtttttagaTGATGTATGGAACAAAGTCAATCTCTCACTACTCGGTGTTCCCAATTTCGGATGGCACAGAGAGAACAAGTTAGTATTCACCACGCGTTCTACTGTTGTGGCTGATCATATGTCTGCTCATCTAATACTAGAAATGGGTGTGCTTTCGACAGAAGAAGCTTGGGAGTTGTTTCGTTATAAGGTTGGGGATGTCATACTTAGTAGTAATCTAAGCATTTCTGAGCTGTCCCGGATCTTTGTAAGCAAATGTCAGGGGTTGCCAATCTTTCTGTGCACTCTCGGTCGTGCCATGACTAGCAGGaaaacaaggcaagaatggtCAGATGCTCTAGTCGAGATTCAGAGGCTCGAAAGTACTGATCCGCAAGAGAATTCCTTGTTGCAGTTCTGTTTTGAGAGTTTGCCAAATCACTTAATCAAGTGTTGTCTCATGTACTTCAGCTTGTTCCCCGAGGACTTCAACATTCTTAAGAATGATTTGATCGATTTTTGGATTTGCGAACACCtctttgatgaagaagatgataccGGGGATTACACACTAGATTTGGGGTATAATGCTACACAAACATTATGCGGAGCAGGTTTgctggaagaagaagatgatgattaTGTAAAACTTCAAGATATGATTCGTGATTTCGCTTCATCAGTAGCAATCAAGAGTCAAATTTTCGAGAATGCTCAATTAATTGAAGCCACTCCTGAAAACTTGGTTACTCATGTAGGATGGCCTTCAACAATGGGAAAGTTCATTCAGAATCTTCCGAATATTTCTCATGATTTTTCGACGTTTTTACTTAATCATAATCCGTTTCTTATGATCAAACCTCAACTACTCCAACAACTCGAGATAGGTCAATTGCAGAGCACTTGGCAGCCCTTTGACGACCTCATTCAGCAGCCATTTGAAATCCTTCGTGACAAAGAAG TTTCAATTGAATGGGAGCTTTATAGAAAGTTGAAATTGTGA
- the LOC136202520 gene encoding probable disease resistance protein At5g43740 isoform X3 produces MLVGGSESLMHEAWSFLMDEQTGPVAICGAGGIGKTTLMRKLYNKLVSTQHFETLIWITVSSNSTPVNIQDAISKRIRLFDAKWVKKSFAEKAQIMENKLREKKFVLFLDDVWNKVNLSLLGVPNFGWHRENKLVFTTRSTVVADHMSAHLILEMGVLSTEEAWELFRYKVGDVILSSNLSISELSRIFVSKCQGLPIFLCTLGRAMTSRKTRQEWSDALVEIQRLESTDPQENSLLQFCFESLPNHLIKCCLMYFSLFPEDFNILKNDLIDFWICEHLFDEEDDTGDYTLDLGYNATQTLCGAGLLEEEDDDYVKLQDMIRDFASSVAIKSQIFENAQLIEATPENLVTHVGWPSTMGKFIQNLPNISHDFSTFLLNHNPFLMIKPQLLQQLEIGQLQSTWQPFDDLIQQPFEILRDKEGDLEFRMHEAWDFLMD; encoded by the exons ATGTTGGTAGGGGGTTCTGAATCCCTAATGCATGAAGCATGGAGTTTTCTAATGGATGAACAAACCGGACCAGTCGCCATATGTGGTGCTGGTGGAATCGGAAAAACTACTCTGATGAGGAAACTCTACAACAAATTAGTTAGCACACAACATTTTGAGACTCTGATATGGATCACTGTGTCATCGAATTCAACGCCTGTTAACATTCAGGATGCCATCTCGAAGCGCATACGCCTTTTTGATGCGAAATGGGTGAAGAAAAGCTTTGCTGAAAAAGCACAAATCATGGAAAATAAATTGAGAGAGAAGaagtttgttttgtttttagaTGATGTATGGAACAAAGTCAATCTCTCACTACTCGGTGTTCCCAATTTCGGATGGCACAGAGAGAACAAGTTAGTATTCACCACGCGTTCTACTGTTGTGGCTGATCATATGTCTGCTCATCTAATACTAGAAATGGGTGTGCTTTCGACAGAAGAAGCTTGGGAGTTGTTTCGTTATAAGGTTGGGGATGTCATACTTAGTAGTAATCTAAGCATTTCTGAGCTGTCCCGGATCTTTGTAAGCAAATGTCAGGGGTTGCCAATCTTTCTGTGCACTCTCGGTCGTGCCATGACTAGCAGGaaaacaaggcaagaatggtCAGATGCTCTAGTCGAGATTCAGAGGCTCGAAAGTACTGATCCGCAAGAGAATTCCTTGTTGCAGTTCTGTTTTGAGAGTTTGCCAAATCACTTAATCAAGTGTTGTCTCATGTACTTCAGCTTGTTCCCCGAGGACTTCAACATTCTTAAGAATGATTTGATCGATTTTTGGATTTGCGAACACCtctttgatgaagaagatgataccGGGGATTACACACTAGATTTGGGGTATAATGCTACACAAACATTATGCGGAGCAGGTTTgctggaagaagaagatgatgattaTGTAAAACTTCAAGATATGATTCGTGATTTCGCTTCATCAGTAGCAATCAAGAGTCAAATTTTCGAGAATGCTCAATTAATTGAAGCCACTCCTGAAAACTTGGTTACTCATGTAGGATGGCCTTCAACAATGGGAAAGTTCATTCAGAATCTTCCGAATATTTCTCATGATTTTTCGACGTTTTTACTTAATCATAATCCGTTTCTTATGATCAAACCTCAACTACTCCAACAACTCGAGATAGGTCAATTGCAGAGCACTTGGCAGCCCTTTGACGACCTCATTCAGCAGCCATTTGAAATCCTTCGTGACAAAGAAG GGGACTTGGAATTTCGAATGCATGAAGCTTGGGATTTTCTGATGGATTAA
- the LOC136202520 gene encoding probable disease resistance protein At5g43740 isoform X5 produces the protein MLVGGSESLMHEAWSFLMDEQTGPVAICGAGGIGKTTLMRKLYNKLVSTQHFETLIWITVSSNSTPVNIQDAISKRIRLFDAKWVKKSFAEKAQIMENKLREKKFVLFLDDVWNKVNLSLLGVPNFGWHRENKLVFTTRSTVVADHMSAHLILEMGVLSTEEAWELFRYKVGDVILSSNLSISELSRIFVSKCQGLPIFLCTLGRAMTSRKTRQEWSDALVEIQRLESTDPQENSLLQFCFESLPNHLIKCCLMYFSLFPEDFNILKNDLIDFWICEHLFDEEDDTGDYTLDLGYNATQTLCGAGLLEEEDDDYVKLQDMIRDFASSVAIKSQIFENAQLIEATPENLVTHVGWPSTMGKFIQNLPNISHDFSTFLLNHNPFLMIKPQLLQQLEIGQLQSTWQPFDDLIQQPFEILRDKEGTNQIL, from the exons ATGTTGGTAGGGGGTTCTGAATCCCTAATGCATGAAGCATGGAGTTTTCTAATGGATGAACAAACCGGACCAGTCGCCATATGTGGTGCTGGTGGAATCGGAAAAACTACTCTGATGAGGAAACTCTACAACAAATTAGTTAGCACACAACATTTTGAGACTCTGATATGGATCACTGTGTCATCGAATTCAACGCCTGTTAACATTCAGGATGCCATCTCGAAGCGCATACGCCTTTTTGATGCGAAATGGGTGAAGAAAAGCTTTGCTGAAAAAGCACAAATCATGGAAAATAAATTGAGAGAGAAGaagtttgttttgtttttagaTGATGTATGGAACAAAGTCAATCTCTCACTACTCGGTGTTCCCAATTTCGGATGGCACAGAGAGAACAAGTTAGTATTCACCACGCGTTCTACTGTTGTGGCTGATCATATGTCTGCTCATCTAATACTAGAAATGGGTGTGCTTTCGACAGAAGAAGCTTGGGAGTTGTTTCGTTATAAGGTTGGGGATGTCATACTTAGTAGTAATCTAAGCATTTCTGAGCTGTCCCGGATCTTTGTAAGCAAATGTCAGGGGTTGCCAATCTTTCTGTGCACTCTCGGTCGTGCCATGACTAGCAGGaaaacaaggcaagaatggtCAGATGCTCTAGTCGAGATTCAGAGGCTCGAAAGTACTGATCCGCAAGAGAATTCCTTGTTGCAGTTCTGTTTTGAGAGTTTGCCAAATCACTTAATCAAGTGTTGTCTCATGTACTTCAGCTTGTTCCCCGAGGACTTCAACATTCTTAAGAATGATTTGATCGATTTTTGGATTTGCGAACACCtctttgatgaagaagatgataccGGGGATTACACACTAGATTTGGGGTATAATGCTACACAAACATTATGCGGAGCAGGTTTgctggaagaagaagatgatgattaTGTAAAACTTCAAGATATGATTCGTGATTTCGCTTCATCAGTAGCAATCAAGAGTCAAATTTTCGAGAATGCTCAATTAATTGAAGCCACTCCTGAAAACTTGGTTACTCATGTAGGATGGCCTTCAACAATGGGAAAGTTCATTCAGAATCTTCCGAATATTTCTCATGATTTTTCGACGTTTTTACTTAATCATAATCCGTTTCTTATGATCAAACCTCAACTACTCCAACAACTCGAGATAGGTCAATTGCAGAGCACTTGGCAGCCCTTTGACGACCTCATTCAGCAGCCATTTGAAATCCTTCGTGACAAAGAAG GGACCAATCAAATATTGTAA
- the LOC136202520 gene encoding disease resistance protein RFL1-like isoform X1, which produces MLVGGSESLMHEAWSFLMDEQTGPVAICGAGGIGKTTLMRKLYNKLVSTQHFETLIWITVSSNSTPVNIQDAISKRIRLFDAKWVKKSFAEKAQIMENKLREKKFVLFLDDVWNKVNLSLLGVPNFGWHRENKLVFTTRSTVVADHMSAHLILEMGVLSTEEAWELFRYKVGDVILSSNLSISELSRIFVSKCQGLPIFLCTLGRAMTSRKTRQEWSDALVEIQRLESTDPQENSLLQFCFESLPNHLIKCCLMYFSLFPEDFNILKNDLIDFWICEHLFDEEDDTGDYTLDLGYNATQTLCGAGLLEEEDDDYVKLQDMIRDFASSVAIKSQIFENAQLIEATPENLVTHVGWPSTMGKFIQNLPNISHDFSTFLLNHNPFLMIKPQLLQQLEIGQLQSTWQPFDDLIQQPFEILRDKEGKFYEFINVLTVLDLSYSVIEEVLLEISKLVSLQCLNLSHTWIDRLPIELKLLTKLKCLNLEYDDQLRVIPWELISCLSSLQVLKIFRCGYSVEELEDNILLVRNMDVEPLLCLEHLKVLSITITSDYALYKVLNNPKFLSCTQSLSLEILWGSKSLDILRLSAMKNLLTLEIHQAEVLEELNDNLMHSKFLSERSFKRLEKITLEQCSNLRELTWVILAPNLKVLRVKSCERIENIISIAQLDKILKDGQNLEPFAQLEILALESLPKLNCIYWKALPFQYLKKSK; this is translated from the coding sequence ATGTTGGTAGGGGGTTCTGAATCCCTAATGCATGAAGCATGGAGTTTTCTAATGGATGAACAAACCGGACCAGTCGCCATATGTGGTGCTGGTGGAATCGGAAAAACTACTCTGATGAGGAAACTCTACAACAAATTAGTTAGCACACAACATTTTGAGACTCTGATATGGATCACTGTGTCATCGAATTCAACGCCTGTTAACATTCAGGATGCCATCTCGAAGCGCATACGCCTTTTTGATGCGAAATGGGTGAAGAAAAGCTTTGCTGAAAAAGCACAAATCATGGAAAATAAATTGAGAGAGAAGaagtttgttttgtttttagaTGATGTATGGAACAAAGTCAATCTCTCACTACTCGGTGTTCCCAATTTCGGATGGCACAGAGAGAACAAGTTAGTATTCACCACGCGTTCTACTGTTGTGGCTGATCATATGTCTGCTCATCTAATACTAGAAATGGGTGTGCTTTCGACAGAAGAAGCTTGGGAGTTGTTTCGTTATAAGGTTGGGGATGTCATACTTAGTAGTAATCTAAGCATTTCTGAGCTGTCCCGGATCTTTGTAAGCAAATGTCAGGGGTTGCCAATCTTTCTGTGCACTCTCGGTCGTGCCATGACTAGCAGGaaaacaaggcaagaatggtCAGATGCTCTAGTCGAGATTCAGAGGCTCGAAAGTACTGATCCGCAAGAGAATTCCTTGTTGCAGTTCTGTTTTGAGAGTTTGCCAAATCACTTAATCAAGTGTTGTCTCATGTACTTCAGCTTGTTCCCCGAGGACTTCAACATTCTTAAGAATGATTTGATCGATTTTTGGATTTGCGAACACCtctttgatgaagaagatgataccGGGGATTACACACTAGATTTGGGGTATAATGCTACACAAACATTATGCGGAGCAGGTTTgctggaagaagaagatgatgattaTGTAAAACTTCAAGATATGATTCGTGATTTCGCTTCATCAGTAGCAATCAAGAGTCAAATTTTCGAGAATGCTCAATTAATTGAAGCCACTCCTGAAAACTTGGTTACTCATGTAGGATGGCCTTCAACAATGGGAAAGTTCATTCAGAATCTTCCGAATATTTCTCATGATTTTTCGACGTTTTTACTTAATCATAATCCGTTTCTTATGATCAAACCTCAACTACTCCAACAACTCGAGATAGGTCAATTGCAGAGCACTTGGCAGCCCTTTGACGACCTCATTCAGCAGCCATTTGAAATCCTTCGTGACAAAGAAGGTAAGTTTTATGAATTCATAAATGTGCTTACAGTTCTAGATTTATCATATAGCGTGATAGAGGAAGTGCTATTAGAAATTTCGAAGTTAGTTTCATTGCAGTGTCTTAATCTTTCACATACATGGATAGATCGTTTACcgattgagttaaaattgttgaCAAAGTTGAAATGTCTGAACTTGGAGTATGATGATCAGTTGCGCGTAATTCCTTGGGAACTGATATCTTGTTTGTCTTCATTGCAAGTATTAAAAATATTTCGTTGTGGCTATTCAGTAGAAGAACTGGAAGATAATATTTTGTTGGTTAGAAATATGGATGTAGAACCGTTGTTATGTTTGGAACATTTGAAAGTATTGAGCATCACAATAACAAGTGATTATGCTCTCTATAAAGTTTTGAACAATCCTAAATTTCTAAGTTGTACTCAATCTCTATCACTTGAAATTCTTTGGGGTTCAAAGTCGCTTGATATTTTGCGTTTATCGGCTATGAAGAATCTACTTACATTAGAGATCCATCAAGCTGAAGTTTTGGAAGAGTTAAATGACAACTTGATGCATTCAAAGTTTTTAAGCGAAAGAAGCTTCAAAAGACTTGAAAAGATAACATTGGAACAATGCTCGAATTTGCGAGAGTTGACATGGGTTATTCTTGCCCCGAATCTCAAAGTTTTGAGGGTCAAAAGCTGTGAAAGAATAGAAAACATAATCAGCATTGCACAACTAGATAAAATATTAAAGGATGGACAAAATCTCGAGCCATTTGCCCAACTCGAAATTCTTGCACTTGAGAGTTTGCCGAAACTCAACTGTATCTATTGGAAGGCATTGCCTTTTCAATACCTCAAAAAATCGAAATAA